Proteins co-encoded in one Acipenser ruthenus chromosome 3, fAciRut3.2 maternal haplotype, whole genome shotgun sequence genomic window:
- the LOC117394255 gene encoding OTU domain-containing protein 1-like, which yields MQLYSSVLTHFPGCACKVSIPIATVLDNVPVTGTSATTIATSTTKKSATENGEDPVKNNASVANMPAFCYEAVTGSANKPAYFTSTAQITITTRPTGVETFVPVQIIKDSRSSTEPTSRNYFRSPRSFPVLERENYTPETGWLDDVIENMNNKVDVFEQYHMINIDRMPYYVKVCEPKDTGLEKESGFKPNSTTEALNDAEAEPILLNDRGRKVLEPAQSIHQSYQDSYEDNKDIDSLAPEVNIAHLAKPAPVAVAENKTDKNEKIVHYFAEVEKQNKYLHERQKYRFHIIPDGNCLYRAVSKAVYGEQSMHKDLREQTLHHIADHLDEFNPIIEGDVGEFLINAAQDGAWAGYPELLAMSQMLNINIHLTTGGSLESPTVSTMVHYLGDEEPSKQSIWLTWLSSGHYDTVSDRPLPNPEYENWCRQTQVQRKRDEELAKSMAASLSKMYIEQNGSS from the coding sequence ATGCAGCTCTACAGCAGTGTGTTGACACATTTCCCTGGATGTGCTTGTAAAGTTTCGATTCCTATAGCAACTGTTCTAGATAACGTGCCTGTCACTGGTACTTCTGCTACTACTATTGCTACAAGTACTACTAAGAAGAGTGCTACAGAAAACGGCGAGGATCCAGTTAAAAACAACGCGTCTGTTGCAAACATGCCTGCGTTTTGTTATGAAGCTGTTACTGGCTCAGCGAACAAGCCAGCCTACTTTACCTCTACTGCACAGATCACGATTACCACCAGGCCCACTGGAGTGGAAACGTTCGTGCCTGTACAGATTATAAAGGACTCGAGAAGTAGCACTGAACCCACGTCGAGAAATTATTTCCGAAGCCCCCGGAGCTTCCCTGTCCTGGAAAGGGAGAACTATACACCAGAGACCGGGTGGCTGGATGATGTTATTGAGAACATGAATAACAAAGTGGACGTGTTTGAGCAATATCACATGATCAACATAGACAGGATGCCATATTATGTCAAAGTTTGCGAACCAAAGGATACTGGTTTGGAAAAAGAATCCGGCTTTAAGCCTAACAGTACTACCGAAGCGCTAAATGATGCGGAGGCAGAGCCCATACTTTTAAACGATAGAGGACGCAAAGTTTTGGAACCAGCACAAAGTATTCACCAAAGTTATCAGGATAGTTATGAAGACAACAAGGATATTGACTCCTTAGCGCCTGAAGTTAATATCGCACATTTAGCCAAGCCTGCTCCTGTCGCTGTTGctgaaaataaaactgacaaaaatgagaAAATCGTACATTATTTTGCTGAAgtggaaaagcaaaacaaatacctCCACGAAAGGCAGAAGTACAGGTTTCACATCATCCCAGATGGTAACTGCTTGTACAGGGCTGTCAGTAAAGCAGTGTATGGGGAGCAGTCCATGCACAAAGATTTGAGGGAGCAAACTCTCCACCACATAGCGGATCACCTGGATGAGTTTAACCCAATTATTGAAGGCGATGTCGGGGAATTTTTGATTAACGCTGCCCAGGATGGAGCGTGGGCCGGCTATCCAGAGCTGTTAGCAATGAGCCAGATGTTGAATATTAACATCCACCTCACTACCGGAGGCAGCTTGGAAAGCCCCACAGTATCCACTATGGTGCATTACCTGGGCGACGAGGAGCCTTCCAAGCAGAGCATTTGGTTAACCTGGCTCAGCAGTGGACACTATGATACGGTGTCCGATCGACCCTTGCCCAATCCTGAGTATGAGAACTGGTGCAGACAGACCCAGGTGCAAAGGAAAAGGGACGAAGAACTGGCAAAATCCATGGCTGCTTCTCTTTCCAAAATGTACATCGAACAGAACGGCAGTTCctga